The Longimicrobiaceae bacterium genome includes the window CCACCCGTGCCGACCTCAGCCGGACCGAGGCACAGCGCGCCATCGACGCTCTCTTCTCGGTCGACAACGGGATCATCTCCACGGCGCTGAAGAGCGGGGACAAGGTGCAGATCACCGGGTTCGGCAGCTTCGAGACCAAGAGCCGCGAAGCTCGCAAGGGCCGCAACCCGCGCACCGGCAAGGAGATCGACATCGCCGCGTCGACCAACGCGACGTTCCGCGTGGGCAAGGGCCTGAAGGACAGCTTCGGCGCCTGAGGCTTCGCGCCGCGGATGCCGCAACCGGAGAGCCTCGGCCCCTGCGCCGGGGCTCTCCGCGTTTGCGCCCCGTCCGCGGCGCCGCCGCAGGCCCGGAGCACCGCCGATGGCCCGGAGGCCCGACCCCCGCCGCCCGCACGGCGTCTCGCGCGAGGCGTGGGGCGCCGTTCACCCGCTGCTGGACCTGCACGGCGCCACCGGCGACGAGGCCCGGCGCCGGGCCGAGGCGTGGCTGCGCGACCGCTGCACCGACGGTGTGCGCACCGTGGTGGTGGTCACCGGCCGCGGCCGCCACTCCGGCGGCTTCCCCGTGCTGCCCGGCGAGATCGAGGACCTGCTGCGCGGGCTGAAGGGCACGCTCGTCGCCGAGTTCTCGCCCGTGGCGGGCGGCGGCGGCTTCCGCGTGGAGCTGCGCCGCGAGATCCGCCGCGAAGCCATCTCCCGCCCGTCATCACCGCCCGCCCTGCTCCGCAACGCCGACCCGGACCTGCTGCGCCAGGCGCACGAAGC containing:
- a CDS encoding HU family DNA-binding protein translates to MNKSELIQQLATRADLSRTEAQRAIDALFSVDNGIISTALKSGDKVQITGFGSFETKSREARKGRNPRTGKEIDIAASTNATFRVGKGLKDSFGA
- a CDS encoding Smr/MutS family protein; the protein is MARRPDPRRPHGVSREAWGAVHPLLDLHGATGDEARRRAEAWLRDRCTDGVRTVVVVTGRGRHSGGFPVLPGEIEDLLRGLKGTLVAEFSPVAGGGGFRVELRREIRREAISRPSSPPALLRNADPDLLRQAHEALWELGVTPTPALLQAEMRRLRSEAGGEAP